A window from Mytilus galloprovincialis chromosome 8, xbMytGall1.hap1.1, whole genome shotgun sequence encodes these proteins:
- the LOC143042368 gene encoding uncharacterized protein LOC143042368, with protein sequence MIIWLIYFFCFSVNLVTTEEKRLLLNDPDVLVNRLNRVENIVAILNATVKQLSTENQQQTLTIQQQEKTIQQHQISTLQQQAWITQQNISNQQQQATIQQQQALIQQQQTTIQQQQTINQQQEQTIKQLQSSFNSIPSLGTTYIRWGRKQCPNNNTELVYSGFAGGSHYTDTGAAAEYVCLPPDPDYVKTSGSDFGRMYGAEFDNAFFASNANDEDVPCALCRTERATSVVMIPGKNTCYKGWTMEYHGYLASGNHGHAAASAYVCVELNPEYIIGGVDQHLGKLFYEVLSKCGSLKCPPYINNYPLTCVVCSK encoded by the exons ATGATCATTTGgttaatatatttcttttgttttagtgTTAATTTGGTCACCACCGAAGAAAAGAGGTTATTGCTTAATGATCCAGATGTACTCGTTAATCGTCTAAACCGAGTAGAAAATATCGTTGCAATACTGAATGCCACAGTGAAACAGCTATCCACTGAAAATCAACAGCAGACGTTAACTATTCAACAGCAAGAGAAAACCATTCAGCAACATCAGATATCAACCCTTCAACAACAGGCATGGATTACACAACAAAACATATCCAACCAGCAGCAACAGGCAACAATTCAACAACAACAGGCATTAATCCAACAACAgcagacaacaatccaacaacagcAGACAATAAATCAACAGCAGGAACAGACAATTAAACAGTTGCAAAGCTCATTTAACAGCATTccaa GTCTTGGAACAACCTATATACGATGGGGAAGAAAGCAGTGCCCAAATAATAATACAGAATTGGTATATTCCG GCTTTGCAGGTGGAAGTCACTATACTGATACAGGTGCAGCTGCTGAATATGTATGCTTACCACCAGATCCAGATTATGTAAAGACTAGTGGGTCAGATTTTGGACGTATGTACGGTGCAGAATTTGACAACGCTTTCTTTGCATCCAATGCTAACGATGAAGACGTACCTTGTGCTCTATGTAGAACAGAACGTGCCACATCTGTTGTTATGATTCCGGgaaaaaatacatgttacaaGGGCTGGACGATGGAGTATCATGGATATTTGGCGTCAGGGAATCATGGTCATGCAGCCGCTTCGGCTTACGTATGTGTTGAGCTCAACCCAGAATATATTATTGGAGGCGTTGATCAGCATCTTGGTAAATTGTTTTATGAAGTTCTTTCCAAATGTGGATCATTGAAATGTCCTCCGTATATAAACAATTATCCCCTTACATGTGTAGTCTGTTCTAAGTGA